One window of Drosophila busckii strain San Diego stock center, stock number 13000-0081.31 chromosome 3L, ASM1175060v1, whole genome shotgun sequence genomic DNA carries:
- the LOC108600526 gene encoding uncharacterized Golgi apparatus membrane protein-like protein CG5021 isoform X1, with product MASATVRNVPLLDDDTIPFGEEDEMRDPSVAGQKYTHPYVTFFHLFFRGAAIVIYIFCGWFSDSFITSFVFVVLFLSADFWTVKNISGRLLVGLRWWNYVDDDGKSHWVFESKSSPSHQSRVNKHEQRIFWLGLVLCPLFWGLFFLVALFGLKFKWLLLVMIAIALNAANLYGYIKCNYGASKDLNSAATDFVKTQLFKNAMDMMTKPSAGAPPTNVRPTGVV from the exons ATGGCATCCGCAACGGTAAGAAAT GTGCCACTACTTGACGATGACACAATACCCTTTGGCGAGGAGGATGAGATGCGTGATCCCAGCGTTGCCGGCCAAAAATACAC GCATCCCTATGTGACGTTCTTTCATCTGTTCTTCCGTGGCGCGGCTATTGTGATATACATATTCTGCGGCTGGTTCAGCGATTCATTTATTACCAGTTTTGTCTTTGTTGTGCTCTTTCTCTCCGCCGACTTTTGGACAGTGAAGAACATCTCGGGCAGATTGCTCGTTGGGCTACGTTGGTGGAACTACGTTGATGACGATGGCAAGTCGCATTGGGTGTTCGAGTCAAAGAGC TCTCCTTCCCATCAGAGTCGCGTCAACAAGCACGAGCAGCGTATTTTCTGGCTGGGCTTAGTACTCTGTCCATTGTTTTGGGGTCTATTCTTTCTAGTAGCACTATTTGGACTCAAGttcaagtggctgctgctggtcatgATTGCCATAGCTCTGAATGCGGCTAACCTTTATGGATATATCAAGTGCAATTATGGTGCCAGCAAGGACTTGAACAGCGCCGCCACAGACTTTGTCAAAACACAACTCTTTAAGAATGCCATGGATATGATGACCAAGCCCAGTGCTGGAGCTCCACCGACAAATGTGCGTCCCACCGGCGTAGTTTGA
- the LOC108600526 gene encoding uncharacterized Golgi apparatus membrane protein-like protein CG5021 isoform X2 translates to MASATVPLLDDDTIPFGEEDEMRDPSVAGQKYTHPYVTFFHLFFRGAAIVIYIFCGWFSDSFITSFVFVVLFLSADFWTVKNISGRLLVGLRWWNYVDDDGKSHWVFESKSSPSHQSRVNKHEQRIFWLGLVLCPLFWGLFFLVALFGLKFKWLLLVMIAIALNAANLYGYIKCNYGASKDLNSAATDFVKTQLFKNAMDMMTKPSAGAPPTNVRPTGVV, encoded by the exons ATGGCATCCGCAACG GTGCCACTACTTGACGATGACACAATACCCTTTGGCGAGGAGGATGAGATGCGTGATCCCAGCGTTGCCGGCCAAAAATACAC GCATCCCTATGTGACGTTCTTTCATCTGTTCTTCCGTGGCGCGGCTATTGTGATATACATATTCTGCGGCTGGTTCAGCGATTCATTTATTACCAGTTTTGTCTTTGTTGTGCTCTTTCTCTCCGCCGACTTTTGGACAGTGAAGAACATCTCGGGCAGATTGCTCGTTGGGCTACGTTGGTGGAACTACGTTGATGACGATGGCAAGTCGCATTGGGTGTTCGAGTCAAAGAGC TCTCCTTCCCATCAGAGTCGCGTCAACAAGCACGAGCAGCGTATTTTCTGGCTGGGCTTAGTACTCTGTCCATTGTTTTGGGGTCTATTCTTTCTAGTAGCACTATTTGGACTCAAGttcaagtggctgctgctggtcatgATTGCCATAGCTCTGAATGCGGCTAACCTTTATGGATATATCAAGTGCAATTATGGTGCCAGCAAGGACTTGAACAGCGCCGCCACAGACTTTGTCAAAACACAACTCTTTAAGAATGCCATGGATATGATGACCAAGCCCAGTGCTGGAGCTCCACCGACAAATGTGCGTCCCACCGGCGTAGTTTGA
- the LOC108600799 gene encoding glutamic acid-rich protein isoform X2 has protein sequence MRGRGGYIPRGGNTMRGGGGGNYYNNRNSSNYVNTRTQGNYRPNTGRYENNYNNHHNNRYSGGGGDDHYDNRNRDKFNHSSSGGRYDSSSAHKRSYDSSRDGGRNDDRKRPRQDDYRRTSSSNDHNDRPSSSQNMGSSSSYHPRNSSGGGGSGGGGGGGGGGSSSYRPRDDGGGNQRHQRDNDTSMGPPKRPLLRSVAGTSYISRARGSLAVRGGMIRTTMRGGSSTMRIVRPRFVDNNDLRTMRRQLMYAQQKDRARLLKIQQLKSSLRRQRQGGNSSNNSSDDNDGSENDDKDSSEKSNKKKSNDADGDEDEQDDDVDDKDETHDGGDGEKKSLDSSGKKSPTKKRSSQKASDDADDKANEAKSTTAAQDDEEHDEKADKIKSEPLSPDNDESKSKSEATDDADKSKEKAAKADKTTGKKKDKDVDDKKKSSSAKKERSSRNKDKIESDDERHERRTSSRHRDDEHNRLHRAFIKLICVHCRIKCVTFKEYHYHLNSRTHKNTMRTVALRQRADLQRMRARQRTTQREIEENSKEKYESRYCRLCRLAYRQPKSLHQASEHHKTIKKFVMPYCGSCHLAFKNSMLYENHRCSLDHIKNKVRNDESGSDDSVDEREIDLNKFLTVDSVGEIDDDIVDADVDALLLEAEEAQKSTDEETRKRGLIGLDFIKSVEAFYCELCNHYSPKLGDDTLDAYSKKHCLRHSHLKNYLRHKEDNEKKAKSDAGEEEEHDDEEDILLEKDADEEAEEAEEEDVEMKDKDVDDEDAEKHNDELWEEVDKDLGELLAQVEPLGQEEEEDESVLNIDIESEKNKLKDAKDEANGSADEPTKETKSAAAADKTAEKKATPGTPSKTVAKPKATPKAPATKANRPGPASSKRQVTVNVKRTSVAAIKAATKSTTDSK, from the exons ATGCGTGGACGCGGCGGTTATATCCCACGTGGAGGCAACACCATGCGTGGTGGTGGGGGTGGCAACTACTACAATAATCGCAATTCCAGTAATTATGTAAATACACGAACCCAGGGCAACTACCGTCCCAATACGGGTCGCTATGAGAACAACTATAACAATCATCATAACAATCGCTAtagcggcggcggtggcgacGATCATTATGATAATCGCAATCGTGACAAGTTCAATCATTCTAGCTCCGGCGGACGCTATGACTCGAGCTCGGCTCATAAGCGTAGTTAT GATTCGTCACGCGATGGTGGTCGTAATGACGACCGCAAGCGGCCGCGTCAAGAT GATTATCGTCGTACGTCGTCGTCAAACGATCACAATGATCGTCCTTCGTCATCGCAGAACATGGGCTCTTCATCTAGCTATCATCCACGCAATAGCtctggcggcggtggcagtggtggtggtggcggcggcggcggtggcggatCAAGCTCATATCGTCCACGCGATGATGGTGGCGGCAATCAACGACATCAGCGTGACAATGACACATCAATGGGTCCGCCAAAGCGTCCATTGCTGCGCAGCGTTGCCGGCACCAGTTATATATCTCGTGCACGCGGCTCATTGGCCGTGCGCGGTGGCATGATACGCACCACAATGCGCGGCGGCAGTAGCACCATGCGGATTGTGCGTCCACGCTTTGTTGATAACAATGATCTGCGCACTATGCGCCGCCAGCTGATGTATGCACAGCAAAAAGATCGTGCACGCCTACTCAAGATACAACAGCTGAAAAg CTCATtgcgacgccaacgccaaggaggcaacagcagcaataattcaAGCGACGACAATGATGGCTCTGAAAATGACGACAAGGACAGCTCGgagaaaagcaacaagaagaagagcaaTGACGCAGATGGCGATGAGGATGAGCAAGATGATGACGTTGACGATAAAGATGAGACGCACGATGGTGGTGATGGTGAGAAAAAGAGTTTAGATAGCTCAGGCAAGAAATCGCCAACTAAGAaacgcagcagccaaaaggccAGCGATGATGCCGACGACAAGGCTAATGAGGCAAAGTCTACAACTGCTGCACAGGATGATGAGGAGCATGATGAAAAAGCTGACAAAATCAAAAGCGAACCACTATCACCTGATAATGATgaaagcaagagcaagagcgaagCTACCGATGACGCCGACAAGTCCAAAGAGAAAGCCGCCAAGGCTGATAAAACAACAGGTAAGAAAAAGGATAAGGATGTTGATGACAAGAAGAAATCGTCAAGCGCCAAGAAGGAACGCTCCTCACGCAACAAAGACAAGATCGAGAGTGACGATGAGCGCCATGAGCGTCGCACCAGCTCACGTCATCGCGATGATGAGCACAATCGTCTACATCGTGCCTTTATCAAGCTCATCTGCGTGCACTGCCGCATCAAGTGTGTGACCTTCAAG GAATATCATTATCATTTGAACTCACGCACGCATAAGAACACCATGCGCACTGTTGCCTTGCGTCAACGCGCTGATCTGCAGCGCATGCGCGCACGTCAACGCACCACGCAGCGTGAGATTGAAGAGAACAGCAAGGAGAAGTATGAGTCGCGCTATTGTCGCCTCTGCCGTTTGGCCTATCGTCAGCCCAAGAGCTTGCATCAGGCTTCGGAGCATCACAAGACCATTAAGAAGTTTGTCATGCCCTATTGCGGCAGCTGTCATTTGGCTTTCAAGAACTCTATGCTGTATGAGAATCATCGCTGCTCACTGGATCACATTAAG AACAAAGTACGCAACGATGAATCCGGCTCGGATGATAGCGTTGATGAGCGTGAAATCGATTTGAACAAATTCCTCACTGTCGATTCTGTGGGTGAGATTGATGATGACATTGTGGATGCCGATGTGGATGCTTTGCTGCTGGAGGCTGAAGAAGCTCAAAAGAGCACTGATGAGGAGACACGCAAACGTGGTCTGATTGGTCTGGACTTTATCAAAAGTGTGGAGGCCTTCTATTGTGAACTGTGCAATCATTATTCACCCAAATTGGGTGATGACACACTCGATGCGTATTCAAAGAAACATTGCTTGCGGCATTCGCATCTAAAGAATTATTTGCGTCACAAAGAAGATAATGAAAAGAAGGCCAAGTCGGATGCTGGTGAAGAAGAGGAACATGATGATGAGGAGGATATACTGCTAGAAAAAGATGCTGatgaagaagcagaagaagctGAGGAGGAGGATGTGGAAATGAAAGATAAGGATGTGGATGATGAAGACGCTGAGAAGCATAATGATGAGTTATGGGAGGAGGTCGACAAGGATCTTGGTGAGCTACTGGCTCAAGTGGAGCCGCTAGGACAGGAGGAAGAGGAGGATGAATCGGTGCTGAATATTGACATTGAAAG CGagaaaaacaaactgaaagaCGCTAAAGATGAAGCCAATGGCAGCGCTGACGAGCCCACAAAGGAAACGAagtccgctgctgctgcagacaaGACAGCAGAGAAGAAAGCAACACCTGGCACACCCAGTAAGACAGTCGCCAAGCCGAAGGCCACACCCAAGGCACCAGCTACCAAGGCCAATCGTCCCGGCCCAGCCTCCAGCAAACGTCAAGTGACGGTCAATGTGAAACGCACTTCGGTGGCTGCAATTAAGGCGGCGACCAAATCAACAACTGACTCCAAGTGA
- the LOC108600526 gene encoding uncharacterized Golgi apparatus membrane protein-like protein CG5021 isoform X3, giving the protein MASATVRNVPLLDDDTIPFGEEDEMRDPSVAGQKYTHPYVTFFHLFFRGAAIVIYIFCGWFSDSFITSFVFVVLFLSADFWTVKNISGRLLVGLRWWNYVDDDGKSHWVFESKSSRVNKHEQRIFWLGLVLCPLFWGLFFLVALFGLKFKWLLLVMIAIALNAANLYGYIKCNYGASKDLNSAATDFVKTQLFKNAMDMMTKPSAGAPPTNVRPTGVV; this is encoded by the exons ATGGCATCCGCAACGGTAAGAAAT GTGCCACTACTTGACGATGACACAATACCCTTTGGCGAGGAGGATGAGATGCGTGATCCCAGCGTTGCCGGCCAAAAATACAC GCATCCCTATGTGACGTTCTTTCATCTGTTCTTCCGTGGCGCGGCTATTGTGATATACATATTCTGCGGCTGGTTCAGCGATTCATTTATTACCAGTTTTGTCTTTGTTGTGCTCTTTCTCTCCGCCGACTTTTGGACAGTGAAGAACATCTCGGGCAGATTGCTCGTTGGGCTACGTTGGTGGAACTACGTTGATGACGATGGCAAGTCGCATTGGGTGTTCGAGTCAAAGAGC AGTCGCGTCAACAAGCACGAGCAGCGTATTTTCTGGCTGGGCTTAGTACTCTGTCCATTGTTTTGGGGTCTATTCTTTCTAGTAGCACTATTTGGACTCAAGttcaagtggctgctgctggtcatgATTGCCATAGCTCTGAATGCGGCTAACCTTTATGGATATATCAAGTGCAATTATGGTGCCAGCAAGGACTTGAACAGCGCCGCCACAGACTTTGTCAAAACACAACTCTTTAAGAATGCCATGGATATGATGACCAAGCCCAGTGCTGGAGCTCCACCGACAAATGTGCGTCCCACCGGCGTAGTTTGA
- the LOC108600799 gene encoding glutamic acid-rich protein isoform X1: MNTNFNFSKMRGRGGYIPRGGNTMRGGGGGNYYNNRNSSNYVNTRTQGNYRPNTGRYENNYNNHHNNRYSGGGGDDHYDNRNRDKFNHSSSGGRYDSSSAHKRSYDSSRDGGRNDDRKRPRQDDYRRTSSSNDHNDRPSSSQNMGSSSSYHPRNSSGGGGSGGGGGGGGGGSSSYRPRDDGGGNQRHQRDNDTSMGPPKRPLLRSVAGTSYISRARGSLAVRGGMIRTTMRGGSSTMRIVRPRFVDNNDLRTMRRQLMYAQQKDRARLLKIQQLKSSLRRQRQGGNSSNNSSDDNDGSENDDKDSSEKSNKKKSNDADGDEDEQDDDVDDKDETHDGGDGEKKSLDSSGKKSPTKKRSSQKASDDADDKANEAKSTTAAQDDEEHDEKADKIKSEPLSPDNDESKSKSEATDDADKSKEKAAKADKTTGKKKDKDVDDKKKSSSAKKERSSRNKDKIESDDERHERRTSSRHRDDEHNRLHRAFIKLICVHCRIKCVTFKEYHYHLNSRTHKNTMRTVALRQRADLQRMRARQRTTQREIEENSKEKYESRYCRLCRLAYRQPKSLHQASEHHKTIKKFVMPYCGSCHLAFKNSMLYENHRCSLDHIKNKVRNDESGSDDSVDEREIDLNKFLTVDSVGEIDDDIVDADVDALLLEAEEAQKSTDEETRKRGLIGLDFIKSVEAFYCELCNHYSPKLGDDTLDAYSKKHCLRHSHLKNYLRHKEDNEKKAKSDAGEEEEHDDEEDILLEKDADEEAEEAEEEDVEMKDKDVDDEDAEKHNDELWEEVDKDLGELLAQVEPLGQEEEEDESVLNIDIESEKNKLKDAKDEANGSADEPTKETKSAAAADKTAEKKATPGTPSKTVAKPKATPKAPATKANRPGPASSKRQVTVNVKRTSVAAIKAATKSTTDSK, encoded by the exons atgaatacaaatttcaattttagtaAAATGCGTGGACGCGGCGGTTATATCCCACGTGGAGGCAACACCATGCGTGGTGGTGGGGGTGGCAACTACTACAATAATCGCAATTCCAGTAATTATGTAAATACACGAACCCAGGGCAACTACCGTCCCAATACGGGTCGCTATGAGAACAACTATAACAATCATCATAACAATCGCTAtagcggcggcggtggcgacGATCATTATGATAATCGCAATCGTGACAAGTTCAATCATTCTAGCTCCGGCGGACGCTATGACTCGAGCTCGGCTCATAAGCGTAGTTAT GATTCGTCACGCGATGGTGGTCGTAATGACGACCGCAAGCGGCCGCGTCAAGAT GATTATCGTCGTACGTCGTCGTCAAACGATCACAATGATCGTCCTTCGTCATCGCAGAACATGGGCTCTTCATCTAGCTATCATCCACGCAATAGCtctggcggcggtggcagtggtggtggtggcggcggcggcggtggcggatCAAGCTCATATCGTCCACGCGATGATGGTGGCGGCAATCAACGACATCAGCGTGACAATGACACATCAATGGGTCCGCCAAAGCGTCCATTGCTGCGCAGCGTTGCCGGCACCAGTTATATATCTCGTGCACGCGGCTCATTGGCCGTGCGCGGTGGCATGATACGCACCACAATGCGCGGCGGCAGTAGCACCATGCGGATTGTGCGTCCACGCTTTGTTGATAACAATGATCTGCGCACTATGCGCCGCCAGCTGATGTATGCACAGCAAAAAGATCGTGCACGCCTACTCAAGATACAACAGCTGAAAAg CTCATtgcgacgccaacgccaaggaggcaacagcagcaataattcaAGCGACGACAATGATGGCTCTGAAAATGACGACAAGGACAGCTCGgagaaaagcaacaagaagaagagcaaTGACGCAGATGGCGATGAGGATGAGCAAGATGATGACGTTGACGATAAAGATGAGACGCACGATGGTGGTGATGGTGAGAAAAAGAGTTTAGATAGCTCAGGCAAGAAATCGCCAACTAAGAaacgcagcagccaaaaggccAGCGATGATGCCGACGACAAGGCTAATGAGGCAAAGTCTACAACTGCTGCACAGGATGATGAGGAGCATGATGAAAAAGCTGACAAAATCAAAAGCGAACCACTATCACCTGATAATGATgaaagcaagagcaagagcgaagCTACCGATGACGCCGACAAGTCCAAAGAGAAAGCCGCCAAGGCTGATAAAACAACAGGTAAGAAAAAGGATAAGGATGTTGATGACAAGAAGAAATCGTCAAGCGCCAAGAAGGAACGCTCCTCACGCAACAAAGACAAGATCGAGAGTGACGATGAGCGCCATGAGCGTCGCACCAGCTCACGTCATCGCGATGATGAGCACAATCGTCTACATCGTGCCTTTATCAAGCTCATCTGCGTGCACTGCCGCATCAAGTGTGTGACCTTCAAG GAATATCATTATCATTTGAACTCACGCACGCATAAGAACACCATGCGCACTGTTGCCTTGCGTCAACGCGCTGATCTGCAGCGCATGCGCGCACGTCAACGCACCACGCAGCGTGAGATTGAAGAGAACAGCAAGGAGAAGTATGAGTCGCGCTATTGTCGCCTCTGCCGTTTGGCCTATCGTCAGCCCAAGAGCTTGCATCAGGCTTCGGAGCATCACAAGACCATTAAGAAGTTTGTCATGCCCTATTGCGGCAGCTGTCATTTGGCTTTCAAGAACTCTATGCTGTATGAGAATCATCGCTGCTCACTGGATCACATTAAG AACAAAGTACGCAACGATGAATCCGGCTCGGATGATAGCGTTGATGAGCGTGAAATCGATTTGAACAAATTCCTCACTGTCGATTCTGTGGGTGAGATTGATGATGACATTGTGGATGCCGATGTGGATGCTTTGCTGCTGGAGGCTGAAGAAGCTCAAAAGAGCACTGATGAGGAGACACGCAAACGTGGTCTGATTGGTCTGGACTTTATCAAAAGTGTGGAGGCCTTCTATTGTGAACTGTGCAATCATTATTCACCCAAATTGGGTGATGACACACTCGATGCGTATTCAAAGAAACATTGCTTGCGGCATTCGCATCTAAAGAATTATTTGCGTCACAAAGAAGATAATGAAAAGAAGGCCAAGTCGGATGCTGGTGAAGAAGAGGAACATGATGATGAGGAGGATATACTGCTAGAAAAAGATGCTGatgaagaagcagaagaagctGAGGAGGAGGATGTGGAAATGAAAGATAAGGATGTGGATGATGAAGACGCTGAGAAGCATAATGATGAGTTATGGGAGGAGGTCGACAAGGATCTTGGTGAGCTACTGGCTCAAGTGGAGCCGCTAGGACAGGAGGAAGAGGAGGATGAATCGGTGCTGAATATTGACATTGAAAG CGagaaaaacaaactgaaagaCGCTAAAGATGAAGCCAATGGCAGCGCTGACGAGCCCACAAAGGAAACGAagtccgctgctgctgcagacaaGACAGCAGAGAAGAAAGCAACACCTGGCACACCCAGTAAGACAGTCGCCAAGCCGAAGGCCACACCCAAGGCACCAGCTACCAAGGCCAATCGTCCCGGCCCAGCCTCCAGCAAACGTCAAGTGACGGTCAATGTGAAACGCACTTCGGTGGCTGCAATTAAGGCGGCGACCAAATCAACAACTGACTCCAAGTGA
- the LOC108600526 gene encoding uncharacterized Golgi apparatus membrane protein-like protein CG5021 isoform X4 yields MASATVPLLDDDTIPFGEEDEMRDPSVAGQKYTHPYVTFFHLFFRGAAIVIYIFCGWFSDSFITSFVFVVLFLSADFWTVKNISGRLLVGLRWWNYVDDDGKSHWVFESKSSRVNKHEQRIFWLGLVLCPLFWGLFFLVALFGLKFKWLLLVMIAIALNAANLYGYIKCNYGASKDLNSAATDFVKTQLFKNAMDMMTKPSAGAPPTNVRPTGVV; encoded by the exons ATGGCATCCGCAACG GTGCCACTACTTGACGATGACACAATACCCTTTGGCGAGGAGGATGAGATGCGTGATCCCAGCGTTGCCGGCCAAAAATACAC GCATCCCTATGTGACGTTCTTTCATCTGTTCTTCCGTGGCGCGGCTATTGTGATATACATATTCTGCGGCTGGTTCAGCGATTCATTTATTACCAGTTTTGTCTTTGTTGTGCTCTTTCTCTCCGCCGACTTTTGGACAGTGAAGAACATCTCGGGCAGATTGCTCGTTGGGCTACGTTGGTGGAACTACGTTGATGACGATGGCAAGTCGCATTGGGTGTTCGAGTCAAAGAGC AGTCGCGTCAACAAGCACGAGCAGCGTATTTTCTGGCTGGGCTTAGTACTCTGTCCATTGTTTTGGGGTCTATTCTTTCTAGTAGCACTATTTGGACTCAAGttcaagtggctgctgctggtcatgATTGCCATAGCTCTGAATGCGGCTAACCTTTATGGATATATCAAGTGCAATTATGGTGCCAGCAAGGACTTGAACAGCGCCGCCACAGACTTTGTCAAAACACAACTCTTTAAGAATGCCATGGATATGATGACCAAGCCCAGTGCTGGAGCTCCACCGACAAATGTGCGTCCCACCGGCGTAGTTTGA